A single region of the Zootoca vivipara chromosome 2, rZooViv1.1, whole genome shotgun sequence genome encodes:
- the LOC118081061 gene encoding C-type lectin domain family 2 member D-like isoform X1, with translation MASVHKPVPFCWLHFVSILGDLRPEALCATGIAPGVQFFSEVSVCERARMAVQDDHDQESPWISNGPTTERQRTACLSWKNMFIAIIIIIILIIIVIPSIVFGTRTGKAPEQPVPPCKVHACASGWKAYEQKCYYFSDVEKNWTLSQSFCASQNASLAVLEREDEMRVVMGLKGKYPFWIGVRREPGQRWKWLHGNSSALDVSGYGGNCACLNDEPTPSSLRCSTEHHFICTKTMKEAGAVPGVKRVE, from the exons atGGCCTCAGTTCACAAGCCAGTTCCTTTCTGTTGGCttcattttgtttctattttagGTGACCTAAGACCAGAAGCTTTGTGCGCAACCGGAATTGCCCCTGGAGTGCAATTTTTCTCAGAAGTGTCTGTGTGTGAAAGAGCTCGCATGGCAGTCCAAGACGATCATGACCAGGAATCTCCCTGGATCTCCAATGGACCCACCACAGAAAGGCAAAGAACAG CTTGTTTATCCTGGAAGAACATGTTCATtgccattatcatcatcatcatcctcatcattaTTGTCATCCCCAGCATTGTCTTTGGCACTAGAACTG GAAAAGCACCAGAGCAGCCAGTCCCTCCTTGTAAGGTGCATGCATGCGCATCTGGTTGGAAAGCGTACGAGCAGAAATGCTACTACTTTTCAGATGTGGAAAAGAACTGGACCCTCAGCCAGAGCTTCTGTGCTTCACAGAATGCCTCCTTGGCTGTATTGGAAAGGGAGGACGAAATG CGTGTTGTGATGGGTCTAAAAGGCAAGTATCCCTTTTGGATTGGTGTCAGAAGAGAGCCAGGACAGCGCTGGAAATGGCTCCATGGAAACAGCTCGGC GTTGGATGTCAGTGGATATGGAGGAAACTGCGCCTGTCTGAATGATGAACCCACACCCAGCTCCTTAAGATGCAGCACTGAACACCACTTCATCTGCACCAAAACTATGAAAGAGGCTGGAGCAGTGCCTGGTGTGAAGCGCGTAGAGTGA
- the LOC118081061 gene encoding C-type lectin domain family 2 member D-like isoform X2: MASVHKPVPFCWLHFVSILGDLRPEALCATGIAPGVQFFSEVSVCERARMAVQDDHDQESPWISNGPTTERQRTGKAPEQPVPPCKVHACASGWKAYEQKCYYFSDVEKNWTLSQSFCASQNASLAVLEREDEMRVVMGLKGKYPFWIGVRREPGQRWKWLHGNSSALDVSGYGGNCACLNDEPTPSSLRCSTEHHFICTKTMKEAGAVPGVKRVE, translated from the exons atGGCCTCAGTTCACAAGCCAGTTCCTTTCTGTTGGCttcattttgtttctattttagGTGACCTAAGACCAGAAGCTTTGTGCGCAACCGGAATTGCCCCTGGAGTGCAATTTTTCTCAGAAGTGTCTGTGTGTGAAAGAGCTCGCATGGCAGTCCAAGACGATCATGACCAGGAATCTCCCTGGATCTCCAATGGACCCACCACAGAAAGGCAAAGAACAG GAAAAGCACCAGAGCAGCCAGTCCCTCCTTGTAAGGTGCATGCATGCGCATCTGGTTGGAAAGCGTACGAGCAGAAATGCTACTACTTTTCAGATGTGGAAAAGAACTGGACCCTCAGCCAGAGCTTCTGTGCTTCACAGAATGCCTCCTTGGCTGTATTGGAAAGGGAGGACGAAATG CGTGTTGTGATGGGTCTAAAAGGCAAGTATCCCTTTTGGATTGGTGTCAGAAGAGAGCCAGGACAGCGCTGGAAATGGCTCCATGGAAACAGCTCGGC GTTGGATGTCAGTGGATATGGAGGAAACTGCGCCTGTCTGAATGATGAACCCACACCCAGCTCCTTAAGATGCAGCACTGAACACCACTTCATCTGCACCAAAACTATGAAAGAGGCTGGAGCAGTGCCTGGTGTGAAGCGCGTAGAGTGA
- the LOC118081061 gene encoding C-type lectin domain family 2 member D-like isoform X3, with product MAVQDDHDQESPWISNGPTTERQRTACLSWKNMFIAIIIIIILIIIVIPSIVFGTRTGKAPEQPVPPCKVHACASGWKAYEQKCYYFSDVEKNWTLSQSFCASQNASLAVLEREDEMRVVMGLKGKYPFWIGVRREPGQRWKWLHGNSSALDVSGYGGNCACLNDEPTPSSLRCSTEHHFICTKTMKEAGAVPGVKRVE from the exons ATGGCAGTCCAAGACGATCATGACCAGGAATCTCCCTGGATCTCCAATGGACCCACCACAGAAAGGCAAAGAACAG CTTGTTTATCCTGGAAGAACATGTTCATtgccattatcatcatcatcatcctcatcattaTTGTCATCCCCAGCATTGTCTTTGGCACTAGAACTG GAAAAGCACCAGAGCAGCCAGTCCCTCCTTGTAAGGTGCATGCATGCGCATCTGGTTGGAAAGCGTACGAGCAGAAATGCTACTACTTTTCAGATGTGGAAAAGAACTGGACCCTCAGCCAGAGCTTCTGTGCTTCACAGAATGCCTCCTTGGCTGTATTGGAAAGGGAGGACGAAATG CGTGTTGTGATGGGTCTAAAAGGCAAGTATCCCTTTTGGATTGGTGTCAGAAGAGAGCCAGGACAGCGCTGGAAATGGCTCCATGGAAACAGCTCGGC GTTGGATGTCAGTGGATATGGAGGAAACTGCGCCTGTCTGAATGATGAACCCACACCCAGCTCCTTAAGATGCAGCACTGAACACCACTTCATCTGCACCAAAACTATGAAAGAGGCTGGAGCAGTGCCTGGTGTGAAGCGCGTAGAGTGA
- the LOC118081062 gene encoding C-type lectin domain family 2 member B-like isoform X1 produces the protein MESGEISEDVGGNEAIRLRELPRNEAGNETGTNGRRQRQWLMASIVLNVVFFIIILVLAVVLHNRTKQPSSNPVPTEYCPYNWTSYRNKCYYFSEEEGDWNSSQVFCCSNDASLARIEEDEESFCKRHDMKRSYWIGMQRGMGETRKWLNGDTAKMKVIGGGECAYWKAQDTSATASRCTSVHQWFCSKSAISKNHDDV, from the exons ATGGAAAGTGGGGAGATCAGTGAAGATGTGGGGGGGAATGAAGCCATTCGTCTTCGCGAATTGCCAAGAAACGAAGCAGGCAACGAGACTGGAACGAATGGACGGAG GCAAAGACAATGGCTAATGGCTTCCATTGTTCTCAATGTTGTCTTCTTTATCATCATCCTTGTCCTTGCAGTAG TTCTTCATAACAGAACAAAGCAACCAAGTTCCAACCCTGTTCCTACTGAATATTGCCCATATAACTGGACCAGCTATAGAAACAAATGCTACTATTTTTCGGAAGAAGAAGGGGATTGGAACTCCAGCCAAGTGTTTTGCTGCTCAAACGATGCGTCTCTTGCTAGGATTGAAGAGGATGAAGAG TCTTTTTGCAAACGTCATGACATGAAGAGGAGCTACTGGATTGGCATGCAACGAGGGATGGGAGAGACCCGGAAATGGCTAAATGGAGACACTGCGAA GATGAAAGTGATTGGAGGAGGAGAATGTGCCTATTGGAAAGCACAAGATACCAGTGCCACAGCCTCAAGGTGCACTTCAGTACACCAGTGGTTTTGCAGCAAATCTGCCATATCTAAAAATCACGATGACgtatga
- the LOC118081062 gene encoding C-type lectin domain family 2 member B-like isoform X2: MWGGMKPFVFANCQETKQATRLERMDGVLHNRTKQPSSNPVPTEYCPYNWTSYRNKCYYFSEEEGDWNSSQVFCCSNDASLARIEEDEESFCKRHDMKRSYWIGMQRGMGETRKWLNGDTAKMKVIGGGECAYWKAQDTSATASRCTSVHQWFCSKSAISKNHDDV; the protein is encoded by the exons ATGTGGGGGGGAATGAAGCCATTCGTCTTCGCGAATTGCCAAGAAACGAAGCAGGCAACGAGACTGGAACGAATGGACGGAG TTCTTCATAACAGAACAAAGCAACCAAGTTCCAACCCTGTTCCTACTGAATATTGCCCATATAACTGGACCAGCTATAGAAACAAATGCTACTATTTTTCGGAAGAAGAAGGGGATTGGAACTCCAGCCAAGTGTTTTGCTGCTCAAACGATGCGTCTCTTGCTAGGATTGAAGAGGATGAAGAG TCTTTTTGCAAACGTCATGACATGAAGAGGAGCTACTGGATTGGCATGCAACGAGGGATGGGAGAGACCCGGAAATGGCTAAATGGAGACACTGCGAA GATGAAAGTGATTGGAGGAGGAGAATGTGCCTATTGGAAAGCACAAGATACCAGTGCCACAGCCTCAAGGTGCACTTCAGTACACCAGTGGTTTTGCAGCAAATCTGCCATATCTAAAAATCACGATGACgtatga